One segment of Leptodactylus fuscus isolate aLepFus1 chromosome 7, aLepFus1.hap2, whole genome shotgun sequence DNA contains the following:
- the LOC142214533 gene encoding olfactory receptor 12D1-like codes for MNVSNYTSVTEFVLAGLGVKDDLKVMFFLSFLLLYLLTLATNLSIMIITISDLNLHTPMYFFLWNLAFLDICYSSVVVPKMFTDLISQEKVISFYGCMLQVHCFHFFGSTEAVLFSVMSYDRYVAIAHPLRYSIIINYNVCCGLTLCSWVIGFFHALLHSIMTSRLPFCGPNVVKHFFCDVKPLLSLACTDVSLNFKLLVRVTGTLTVVTLMLTVLSYIFISKFLIKIKTSQGRKRALSTCSGHFTVVTLQYGMAIFTYMRPTTKYSLDQDRAAAIMFSAITPALNPILYTLRNKDIKKAFKKFLKISR; via the coding sequence ATGAATGTAAGCAACTATACCTCAGTGACTGAATTTGTCTTGGCTGGTCTGGGAGTCAAAGACGATTTAAAGGTGATGTTCTTCTTAAGCTTTCTGTTACTATACTTGTTAACCTTGGCCACAAATCTGTCCATAATGATTATCACTATTTCTGATCTCAATCTCCATACTCCCATGTATTTCTTCTTGTGGAACTTGGCTTTCCTTGACATCTGTTACTCATCGGTAGTTGTCCCCAAGATGTTCACAGATCTTATATCTCAGGAGAAGGTGATCTCATTCTATGGCTGTATGCTACAAGTACATTGTTTCCATTTCTTCGGTAGCACCGAGGCTGTACTGTTTTCAGTCATGTCCTATGATAGATATGTGGCCATTGCACATCCCTTGAGATACTCAATCATCATAAATTACAATGTCTGTTGTGGACTTACCTTGTGTTCTTGGGTCATCGGATTTTTTCATGCattattacacagtataatgacttcaAGGCTTCCATTTTGTGGACCAAATGTAGTGAAACATTTCTTCTGTGATGTTAAACCATTGCTTAGTTTGGCCTGTACAGATGTCTCTCTTAACTTCAAGCTGCTTGTTAGAGTCACTGGAACATTAACTGTAGTAACCTTAATGCTGACTGTCCTTTCCTACATTTTTATTAGCAAATTTCTTATAAAAATAAAGACTTCACAAGGACGAAAACGCGCATTGTCTACCTGCAGCGGCCATTTTACTGTAGTTACTCTGCAGTATGGAATGGCTATATTCACCTACATGCGCCCAACTACAAAATATTCTTTAGATCAAGACAGAGCAGCTGCCATTATGTTCTCTGCTATAACCCCAGCATTAAACCCAATTTTATATACATTAAGAAACAAAGACATAAAGAAAGCTTTCAAAAAGTTTCTTAAAATTTCCCGTTGA